Proteins from a genomic interval of Paenibacillus sp. FSL H8-0048:
- a CDS encoding ABC transporter permease — protein sequence MASDKNLVSQDANLKPEDFRKVGIDERQAEVIQRESLSAWRDSWERLRQNKMAMTALGVLGLIVLAAIFAPFFSKFNYYSNDLLNTNKPPSSDHWFGTDDLGRDIFVRTWYGARISLIVGLAAAAIDLFIGVIYGGIMGYFGGRVDNIMNKISEILYSIPYLLVVILLLVVLEPSLGTIILALTITGWITMSWIVRGEIMQLKNREFVLASRSMGAGSKRLLFKHLLPNAVGPIIVTITLSVPNAIFAEAFLSFLGLGVQAPVASLGSMINDSLTGWLYYPWRFLFPAILISLTMLSFNIFGDGLRDALDPKLKK from the coding sequence GTGGCTTCTGACAAAAACTTGGTATCGCAGGATGCGAACCTGAAACCGGAAGATTTCCGTAAGGTTGGAATTGACGAACGGCAGGCTGAAGTCATTCAGCGTGAAAGTCTGTCCGCCTGGCGGGATTCCTGGGAACGTCTGCGCCAGAACAAAATGGCAATGACAGCTCTGGGAGTTCTTGGTCTGATTGTACTGGCTGCTATTTTTGCGCCATTCTTCTCAAAGTTCAATTACTATTCTAACGATTTGCTCAACACGAATAAGCCCCCTTCATCCGACCATTGGTTCGGTACAGATGATCTGGGACGCGATATCTTTGTCCGTACCTGGTACGGTGCACGAATCTCACTGATTGTCGGCCTTGCCGCTGCTGCGATCGACCTTTTCATCGGGGTTATCTACGGCGGAATCATGGGTTACTTCGGCGGCCGTGTTGACAATATCATGAATAAAATCTCTGAAATTCTGTACTCCATTCCATACCTGCTGGTAGTTATCCTGCTGCTGGTAGTACTTGAACCAAGCCTTGGTACCATTATCCTGGCGCTGACGATAACGGGCTGGATTACGATGTCCTGGATTGTGCGCGGCGAGATTATGCAGCTTAAGAACCGTGAGTTCGTACTCGCTTCGCGTTCGATGGGTGCAGGGTCCAAGCGGCTGCTGTTCAAGCATCTTTTGCCGAATGCTGTGGGACCGATTATTGTAACGATTACGCTGTCCGTGCCGAATGCCATCTTTGCCGAAGCGTTCCTGAGCTTCCTCGGTCTTGGTGTACAGGCTCCGGTAGCTTCACTAGGTTCGATGATCAATGACTCACTGACCGGCTGGCTTTATTATCCGTGGCGCTTCCTGTTCCCGGCTATTCTTATCAGTTT